A window of Mustela erminea isolate mMusErm1 chromosome 19, mMusErm1.Pri, whole genome shotgun sequence genomic DNA:
agtaggggaagaggcagagggagagagagatcccaagcagtctccatgcccagaacagagcccaacatggggctcgatccctgagatcactacctgagccgaaagcaagagtcagatgctcaaccgacagGGCTACCCAGGTGCACAAAGACCAGTAGTTTTTGACCTAGAACCTTGATTAGACTCACGGTCATTCATTTGGCAAGAATTACTCAAAGGCAGTGCTGCGTCCTTTCTAAAGCATCACACGACATAGAACGGAATGTCTGATTGTCTCTCTTCTCCAGACACTGAAGTTGATTGGCTGGTTTGGGCTATGAGCCCAGCCTGTTTGTTGTAAAACTCCCACCAGCCTTTCACCTGGTGGTTTTATTGATGTTGATGGTCCTCATCAAGACCCATCATTTCCTGCATTGTCCTTCCTTCTGCAGGTATCGTTGTTAGGTTTTCCTCTAAAGGATGGCTTTCCCCCATAGACTCTTGCTTTCCCTGAAATTTACCTTGTGCAAAAATGGCAGGATAAATGCTCGAATTGttccctttccagaaaaaaagtgaCCAAtgagtttgcttgtttttattataattttgaactcttagctctttatatattaatgtgtttcatttcttttttccttcttctccttctcctcttcctcctcctccttctttacTCAAATTGGCTCATCTTCAACTAGGGGTCTCTCCCAGGCTCTCtttgtgtccttttgacatgtctctatcattcttttttttttttttaattttatttatttatttgacacagaaagagagagagaaagcacacagagggagagggagagggaggaagcagactccctgctgagcagggagactgacatggggctcaatcccaggaccctagatcatgacctgagtcgaaggcagatgcttaacccactgagccacccaggcgaaaCTGAGTGTTTTtggttctccctttcccctcccttatATGCTCTGCCCAAGTCAATGAAGACCTGCGGAGCCACTGCCTTCTCTGGGGAGCTGCCTCAGTGAGCGGAAGGCAGCAAAAGGGGCTGACGGAGGCGATGGTGGGTGCCCATGGGGTAACTACCTAGTACTCTCATCTCAGCTTGTTGGTGACCGTAAAAATAGCTAAGAAGCCCTGTGTTAGAGTACTGAGCAATCAGGACTGGATTTTAACCATTCAGTTGCTGGATCACAGGGCCATCCAGAGACTTCAGCAGGCAGcaagagcacagcagggggactCATCAGCGTGGAAGGgtttcccactctttttttttttttttttaagattttatttatttatttgacagagagagatcacagtagacaggcaggcagagagagagagagagagggaagcaggctccccgccgagcagagagcccgatatgggactcgatcccaggatcctgagatcatgacctgagccgaaggcagcggcttaacccactgagccacccaggcgcccaggggtTTCCCACTCTTATAAGTGGTCTGACACCCTCGCAGTCTCTCAGCCCTCAACACCCCCATTTTCCTGGGGAGACACCTGGGGCTCCCCGCAGCGGAGCTCCGCCAGGTGTCCTGCACCGGCCCGCAGTCTCAccctccctttgcctctttgaCTCCCTCCAGGCGTCTTTGGAGTACAGCACTTCTGAGTACTTCGACTATGGCACTGCCACCCTGGACCCCAACATGTCTGTGGACCAGTCTCCCAGCACCCGCAGGCTGTCCGTTCCCGACACCATCGCCCTGGTGCTCTTCTCTGTCGTCTTCCTGATAGGGGTGCCGGGCAACGCCCTAGTGGTCTGGGTGACCAGGTACGAGTTCCAACGGACCATCAACGCCATCTGGTTTCTCAACCTGGCGGTGGCCGATCTCCTGTCCTGCCTGGCACTGCCCATCCTGTTTGCCGCCACTGTGCAGCACGGCCACTGGCCCTTCGGTGGCACCGCCTGCCGCATCCTGCCCTCACTTATCCTGCTCAACATGTACGCCAGCATCTTTCTCCTGGCCGCCATCAGCGCCGACCGCTTTCTGCTGGTGTTTAACCCCATCTGGTGCCAGAACTACCGGGGCGCGCGGCTGGCCTGGGGGACCTGCGGCGTGGCCTGGATGGTGGCCCTGCTGCTCAccatcccctccttcctcttccgcCGGGTGCGCACGGACTACTTTCCCTTGCGGACAACCTGCGGTGTGAACTATGGCTCGGATGGGGTCCTGGTGGAGAGAGGCGTGGCTCTCCTCCGGCTGATTGTGGGCTTCCTGTGGCCGCTGGTGACGCTGACCATCTGTTACACCTTCCTCCTGTTCCGGACCTGGAGCCGCAGGGCCACGCGCTCCACCAAGACACTCAAGGTGGTGGTGGCCGTGGTGACCAGCTTCTTCATCTTCTGGCTGCCCTACCAGGTGACGGGGCTGATGCTGGCGGTGTTCCCCAAGAGCTCGGAGAAATTTACCTCCGTGTCTAGCCTGGACTCCCTGTGTGTGGCCTTTGCTTACATCAACTGCTGTATAAACCCCATCATCTACGTGGTGGCTGCCCAGGGATTCCACAGCCGCTTCCTCAAGTCCCTCCCGGCCAGGCTGCGGCAGGTGCTGACCGAGGAGTCCCTGAGCAGGGACAGCAAGTCCTTCACCCTCTCCACGGTGGACACCCCAGCCCCGAAGAGCCAGCCGGTGTGAGGGGagggcctcccagcctccctcccatcTGCTCAGTGCTCGCCCCTCTTTCCCgcctgtcccttctctctctgcctctcttgctcCCAGCCCTTGGTGCGGTGCTGATGTTTTTGAGTGAATGTTCCTCCATTCCTTTCCATCTTTCCCAGACGGGTCCTCCCGCGCTTGCAGGATGAACGGGCCCCTCTAGGGACCCTCGACTTTTCTTTCCATCCAAGGGCTTTGGAAAGCAAGCAGAAACCAGTATTACTGGCAGCTCCCCCAACGGGTGTCCCCTCTGTCTGTCCGTGCGCAAGGGCAGGTGGTGAATAGAACACATtggacac
This region includes:
- the C5AR1 gene encoding C5a anaphylatoxin chemotactic receptor 1 — protein: MASLEYSTSEYFDYGTATLDPNMSVDQSPSTRRLSVPDTIALVLFSVVFLIGVPGNALVVWVTRYEFQRTINAIWFLNLAVADLLSCLALPILFAATVQHGHWPFGGTACRILPSLILLNMYASIFLLAAISADRFLLVFNPIWCQNYRGARLAWGTCGVAWMVALLLTIPSFLFRRVRTDYFPLRTTCGVNYGSDGVLVERGVALLRLIVGFLWPLVTLTICYTFLLFRTWSRRATRSTKTLKVVVAVVTSFFIFWLPYQVTGLMLAVFPKSSEKFTSVSSLDSLCVAFAYINCCINPIIYVVAAQGFHSRFLKSLPARLRQVLTEESLSRDSKSFTLSTVDTPAPKSQPV